Proteins encoded together in one Macadamia integrifolia cultivar HAES 741 chromosome 8, SCU_Mint_v3, whole genome shotgun sequence window:
- the LOC122087100 gene encoding uncharacterized protein LOC122087100, whose product MGIIHRSGGPKKSNDSARLIITTILGVVFGFFVGISFPSVSVTKLNFHSDLFSSIDAAIVNDERKSSETHRSGDTPKIYVPTNPRGAELLPPGIVVSESDFYLRRLWGDPNEDLKTKPKYLVTFTVGFDQRNNIDAAVKKFSEDFTILLFHYDGRTSEWDQFEWSKRAIHVSARRQTKWWYAKRFLHPDVVAAYDYIFIWDEDLGVEHFNAENYLKLVKKHGLEISQPGLEPNNGLTWQMTKRRGDSEVHKETLEKPGWCSDPHLPPCAAFVEIMAPVFSRQAWRCVWHMLQNDLVHGWGLDFALRRCVEPAHEKIGVVDSQWIVHQVIPSLGRQGEADAGKPPWEGVRDRCRKEWAEFQSRLTNADKAYLARSRTG is encoded by the exons ATGGGAATCATCCACCGCAG TGGAGGTCCGAAGAAATCAAATGACAGTGCCAGACTTATTATCACAACAATTCTGGGAGTagtctttggattttttgttggtATATCGTTCCCATCTGTTTCAGTTACGAAG CTTAACTTTCATTCTGATCTTTTTTCATCCATTGATGCGGCCATTGTTAATGATGAAAGAAAATCCTCTGAAACTCACAGGTCGGGTGATACTCCAAAG ATATATGTTCCAACAAATCCCCGTGGCGCAGAGTTATTGCCTCCTGGGATTGTTGTGTCCGAGTCGGATTTCTATTTGCGAAGATTATGGGGAGACCCCAACGAG GACCTGAAAACTAAGCCAAAGTACTTGGTGACATTCACTGTTGGGTTTGACCAGAGGAATAACATTGATGCAGCTGTTAAAAAG TTTTCTGAAGACTTCACAATTCTGCTTTTTCACTATGATGGTCGGACAAGTGAATGGGATCAATTTGAGTGGTCAAAGCGTGCGATTCATGTGAGCGCGAGGAGGCAAACAAAatg GTGGTATGCAAAGCGATTTTTGCATCCAGATGTTGTGGCAGCTTATGATTACATTTTTATCTGGGATGAAGATCTTGGTGTTGAGCACTTCAATGCAGAGAA TTACCTAAAGTTAGTGAAGAAACATGGCTTGGAGATCTCGCAACCTGGACTTGAGCCCAATAATGGACTTACATGGCAGATGACTAAAAGGAGAGGTGACAGTGAAGTTCACAA GGAAACATTAGAGAAACCAGGCTGGTGTAGTGACCCACATCTTCCTCCATGTGCAGC GTTTGTGGAAATTATGGCTCCTGTATTTTCACGGCAAGCTTGGCGTTGTGTGTGGCATATGCTTCAG AATGATCTGGTACACGGATGGGGACTGGACTTTGCATTAAGAAGATGTGTGGAG CCTGCACATGAGAAGATTGGTGTGGTTGATTCACAATGGATTGTTCATCAAGTGATACCTTCCTTGGGGCGCCAG GGTGAGGCTGATGCAGGGAAACCACCATGGGAAGGG GTAAGAGACAGGTGCAGAAAAGAGTGGGCAGAGTTTCAAAGTCGCCTTACTAATGCAGATAAAGCATACCTTGCACGGAGTCGGACAGGATAA
- the LOC122086323 gene encoding uncharacterized protein LOC122086323 yields the protein MDVARTSSMRSGDYLEVMINDYVRGKPKTKVNRSVSTRLVAALTCLQFAFAIYATFLLYYMSPAVDLRSKPDFSWATQMAKQWKQFIIPSHIVGHYQKASSLIAAELPPITQSEVCEHEKIDFLQKKSNDAQMIKLKRELYDELLEFQRKSFGTESLSELIAMSSKWDLRGPNIPRITVILNHFKRKTLCSQLDSLRQQTLPFHNVWVLSFGSPNELSLKRIVDSYNDSRISFIGSSYDFKYYGRFQMALQAEADLVYILDDDMIPGKKMLQILSHVAGTEKYKNSVLGSIGRILPFRQKDYTFPSYRKFRSKEAGLYLPDPAYDITVERIVQVDFLSSSWFLPAELVKTLFIETPFTFMTGEDLHLSYQLQKYRNAGSFVLPVDPKDSDTWGDSEHRLAYVSESTVIFKDIVQVRDDQWWRALTTGYVTQWAAMYPQKIDALFYAHSLEEVKALSPLLEKFRSTVGKKAYIAVSGGSYCPCEEAASALNWPKSVCRERRFKIFDLGIGAISGSSDSEVPVLQAVYSSMKGLIKIHNPSVLITVSDIDTNVKKALKMVSETSSNGSTLILLPRSSVSRVLWMADLQSTALPNWNQMRISVNIVTQNRASSLRRLLKSLSDAYYIGDEISISFNMDSKVDEETIRLVNSFQWPHGPKTLRRRIIQGGLIRAVSESWYPSSNDDFGLLLEDDIEVSPYYYLWIKYALLAYHYDPQVSLPELSSISLYTPRLVEVVKERPKWNATEFFKHIHPNTPYLHQLPCSWGAVFFPKHWREFYVYMNMRFTEDAKKNPVQIPKSRTNGWQASWKKFLIDMMYLRGYVSLYPNFPNQASFSTNHMEPGAHVSAKDNVVRHDKTDFEVPLLKEDFRGLLPGGKLPPASKLPSLNLFNQAVSLKGLKAAGAKLGQDVIGCNNMTEIVAVDHETGLPGHCAKF from the exons ATGGATGTAGCTCGGACATCCAGTATGAGAAGTGGGGATTACTTGGAAGTGATGATCAATGATTATGTAAGAGGAAAACCCAAAACGAAAGTTAATAGAAGTGTCTCTACCCGCCTTGTAGCTGCCCTCACCTGTCTTCAGTTTGCATTTGCTATCTATGCCACCTTTCTTCTGTACTACATGAGCCCAGCTGTAGATTTACGGTCCAAACCAGATTTTTCATGGGCTACCCAGATGGCCAAACAATGGAAACAGTTCATCATCCCATCTCACATTGTTGGACACTACCAAAAAGCTTCTTCCCTTATTGCAGCTGAACTTCCTCCAATCACACAGTCTGAGGTATGTGAGCATGAAAAGATTGATTTCTTGCAGAAGAAATCAAACGACGCCCAGATGATAAAGCTAAAGAGGGAGCTCTATGATGAGCTGTTGGAGTTCCAACGTAAGTCATTTGGGACTGAGTCCCTTTCAGAGCTGATCGCTATGAGCTCAAAGTGGGATTTACGAGGACCAAATATTCCAAGAATCACTGTGATTTTGAACCATTTTAAGAGGAAAACACTCTGCTCGCAGCTTGATTCCCTACGTCAACAGACCCTTCCGTTCCACAATGTCTGGGTTCTGTCATTTGGAAGCCCGAATGAGCTCTCGCTGAAGAGGATAGTGGATAGTTATAATGATTCACGGATAAGCTTCATCGGTTCAAGCTATGATTTTAAGTATTATGGAAGATTCCAAATGGCACTGCAAGCAGAAGCTGATCTTGTATACATCCTTGATGATGACATGATACCTGGTAAGAAGATGCTACAGATACTATCCCATGTGGCAGGGACAGAGAAATATAAAAACTCAGTGTTGGGCAGTATAGGGAGGATTCTGCCTTTCAGACAGAAGGATTATACATTTCCAAGCTATAGAAAGTTCCGATCAAAGGAAGCGGGACTATATTTGCCTGACCCTGCTTATGATATCACAGTTGAGAGAATTGTGCAGGTGGATTTTCTGTCTAGCTCATGGTTTTTACCAGCGGAGTTGGTTAAGACACTTTTCATTGAAACGCCCTTCACCTTCATGACCGGTGAAGATCTGCACCTAAG CTATCAGCTCCAAAAGTACAGAAACGCCGGATCTTTTGTGCTTCCCGTTGACCCAAAAGATAGTGATACCTGGGGTGACAGTGAACACAGGCTTGCTTATGTGTCTGAGAGCACAGTCATATTCAAAGATATTGTTCAAGTCCGAGATGATCAATGGTGGCGAGCCCTCACTACAGGTTATGTGACTCAATGGGCTGCAATGTATCCTCAAAAAATAGATGCCCTCTTCTATgcccattcacttgaagaagtgAAAGCACTTTCACCCCTCCTCGAAAAATTCAGGTCCACGGTTGGAAAGAAGGCTTATATTGCCGTCTCTGGTGGCAGCTACTGTCCATGTGAAGAAGCTGCATCTGCTCTGAACTGGCCAAAATCAGTTTGCAGGGAGAGAAGATTTAAGATTTTCGATTTGGGAATAGGGGCTATTTCAGGTTCATCAGATTCAGAAGTTCCTGTCCTACAAGCAGTGTACTCAAGCATGAAAGGGCTGATTAAAATTCACAACCCCAGTGTGCTGATCACTGTGTCTGATATTGATACAAATGTGAAGAAAGCTCTGAAAATGGTCTCAGAGACTAGTTCAAACGGTTCCACGCTGATACTTCTACCAAGATCTTCTGTGTCAAGGGTTCTCTGGATGGCTGATCTACAATCAACAGCATTACCAA ATTGGAACCAGATGAGGATCTCGGTAAACATCGTAACCCAAAACCGTGCTTCTTCTCTTAGGAGGCTTCTCAAATCTCTGAGTGATGCCTACTACATTGGGGATGAGATATCTATCAGCTTTAACATGGACAGTAAGGTGGATGAAGAGACTATAAGGCTTGTGAACTCATTCCAGTGGCCCCATGGTCCCAAAACcctcagaagaagaatcattcAAGGAGGGCTTATCAGAGCTGTCAGTGAGAGCTGGTATCCATCATCCAATGATGACTTTGGTCTCCTACTTGAAGATGACATTGAGGTCTCTCCATACTATTATCTGTGGATCAAATATGCCCTCTTGGCTTATCACTATGATCCACAAGTCTCCCTCCCTGAACtctcttccatctctctctacACCCCAAGATTGGTTGAAGTGGTCAAAGAGAGACCCAAGTGGAATGCAACTGAGTTTTTCAAGCACATCCATCCAAACACACCTTATCTCCATCAGTTACCTTGCAGTTGGGGTGCAGTTTTCTTCCCCAAACACTGGAGAGAATTCTATGTTTACATGAACATGAGGTTCACAGAAGATGCTAAGAAAAACCCAgttcaaattccaaaatctagaacTAACGGGTGGCAAGCTTCATGGAAGAAGTTCCTGATTGATATGATGTACCTAAGAGGATATGTTAGTCTCTATCCGAACTTCCCCAATCAGGCAAGTTTTTCAACCAACCATATGGAACCAGGGGCACATGTTAGTGCTAAGGACAATGTTGTTAGGCATGATAAGACAGATTTTGAAGTGCCATTGTTGAAGGAGGACTTCAGGGGGTTACTGCCAGGGGGGAAGTTGCCTCCTGCATCAAAGTTGCCATCACTGAATCTCTTCAACCAAGCAGTCTCCCTAAAGGGGCTGAAGGCAGCTGGTGCAAAGTTAGGGCAGGATGTGATTGGATGCAATAACATGACAGAGATTGTTGCTGTGGATCATGAAACTGGTCTTCCTGGTCATTGTGcaaaattctga
- the LOC122087447 gene encoding UDP-xylose transporter 1-like — MGETRGFQLGVIGALSLSVASSVSIVICNKALMSNLGFQFATTLTSWHLIVTFCTLFVAQRFNVFETKSIDMKTVMLFGILNGVSIGLLNLSLGFNSIGFYQMTKLAIIPFTVLLETVFLKKQFSQQIKFSLLLLLVGVGIASITDLQLNLVGSILSLLAIATTCVGQILTNTIQKRLNVSSTQLLYQSAPFQAAILFVSGPFVDKCLTNQNVFAFNYSSLVLAFIILSCLISVSVNFSTFLVIGKTSPVTYQVLGHLKTCLVLTFGYTLLRDPFTQRNILGILIAIFGMGLYSYFCTIENKKKQVADLLTVSQIKEKETTPLLATKNMGLEDKEANEVRKSAKDSLV, encoded by the exons atggggGAAACTCGTGGTTTTCAATTGGGTGTCATTGGTGCTCTGTCACTTTCAGTGGCTTCATCAGTATCCATTGTCATCTGCAACAAAGCTTTGATGAGTAATCTTGGCTTTCAATTTG CTACAACATTAACAAGTTGGCATCTGATAGTAACATTCTGCACTCTTTTTGTGGCGCAACGCTTCAATGTCTTTGAGACTAAGTCCATCGACATGAAGACGGTGATGCTTTTTGGAATTCTTAATGGGGTTTCAATTGGACTGCTTAATTTAAGTCTTGGGTTCAATTCCATTGGTTTCTACCAG ATGACAAAGCTTGCAATCATACCCTTCACTGTATTACTAGAGACTGTCTTCCTGAAAAAGCAATTCAG CCAGCAGATTAAgttttctcttctcttgttACTGGTTGGAGTTGGCATTGCTTCCATAACAGATCTCCAACTCAATCTTGTGGGATCCATTCTATCTCTTTTGGCTATTGCAACCACCTGTGTTGGTCAAATT CTGACAAACACCATACAGAAGAGATTGAATGTCTCATCCACACAGTTGCTGTACCAGTCAGCCCCATTTCAAGCGGCCATACTATTTGTCTCAGGTCCATTTGTAGATAAATGCCTCACCAACCAAAATGTCTTTGCCTTCAATTACTCTTCTCTGGTCTTG GCATTCATCATCCTTTCATGTTTGATTTCCGTCTCTGTGAACTTCAGTACCTTTCTAGTGATCGGAAAGACATCGCCGGTGACGTACCAAGTGCTCGGCCATCTGAAGACTTGCCTTGTCCTCACCTTCGGCTATACCTTGTTGCGTGACCCCTTTACACAGAGGAACATCCTTGGCATCTTAATTGCCATTTTTGGGATGGGATTGTACTCTTACTTCTGTACCATTGAGAACAAGAAGAAGCAGGTCGCTGATCTCTTGACAGTCTCACAg ATCAAAGAGAAGGAGACAACACCCCTATTGGCAACTAAGAACATGGGTCTTGAAGACAAAGAAGCTAATGAAGTTAGAAAATCAGCTAAGGACTCTCTCGTttag